The genomic region CCCCGACATCCCGGAGGCCGTCGACCGGCTCAGCGACTCCGCCGCGATCCTGTTCAACAACTGTGCGATCGCCCTGGCGCCCGGCGGCGGTGGTCACGGCCTGCGGCTGCTGGAGCTCGCCGAGGAGTTCTGCACGACCCAGGAGACCCGGGTGCGCATCACCGCCAACCGGCTGCTGCTCGACCGGGCGCGGGACGTGGGGCTGCCCTACGACGTCTCCTACGACGGGCGCCGGACGCCCCTGTCGTACGGCGTACGGCGCCCGCCGCGCAAGAGCTTGCGGACACACCTGGAGGAGATCTACTACGGGACGTCCCCCGTCGCGGCCAAGGTGTGGACGTGGGTCGTGGTGCTGCTGATCATCGGGCTGGTCGTGGTGGTCTCCGGTGGCTAGGACCGTCACTCGGGTGAGATCACGAGGGTGACCGTGCGGTTGCGGGCCGGGTCCGGGTACGGGGCGTCGCGCTGGTCCGCGGTGTCCGTGGTGAACGCCGTGAGGGGTTCGCCGCTCGCGGCGCTGAGTTCGCGGGCGGCGACCAGGGCGCGCCACAGCGCCACGACGGAACCGCCGCTGCGTGGCGCGCCGGGGACGGTGGCGGCGTGGCCGTGCACGGTGACGTCCGGGTGCCGCCCGCCCAGCCGTTCACCGAGCAGGGCCAGCTGTCGGGCTCCCGCCGGGGTGAGCTGAGCGCCTGCGGAGAACAGCCCCTGGGTGAAGGCGACTTCGACGGAATCGCCGTGCACGGTGACGCGCAGACCGGGGGCGCGCAGGTCCTCGGCGAGCGCGGCGGCTCTACGGGTGGCGGCCGCGGCGTCCTTCTCCTGCCCGGTACCCGAGCCGGGCGCCTCCTGGCCGGCTCCGGCGGTGGCGCTCGTGCCGGGGCTCTGCCGGCCGCCCGCCGCCCGGTCGGTGTCCGCTCGGGCCGTGTGGGGGCCGTCCAGGGTGGTGACCGTGCCGGCCACGACCGCGGTGATCACGCACGCCGCCGCGACCAGGGCCGTACGGGTGCGGTGACGGCCGAGTACCGCCATCGGCCCCCTGCGGCCGAGCCGGGCGAGTCCTGCTCCGGCCGCCGGGTCGTCCGGGTGCCGCGCCAGGACCCGTCGCCAGCACTCCGCCGCCTCGGCCGTCTCCCCGCGCTGCGCGTGCACCCGTGCCCGCAGGTCGAGCACGTCCCGGTGCCCGCCGAGTTCCGTGGCCTCGGCCTCCCGCAACAGCCGCAGGGCGCCGCCCAGTTCCCCGGCCCGGGCGAGCCCCCGGGCCCGCGACACGAGCAGTACGACGTCGAGGGGGGCGTCTCCTTCCGCGCCGGTCCGGTCGCTCATGAGGCTCATCGGCTCTCCTGCACCCCGCCGATCCGGCGCTCCTCCGAGACCCCCGGAGGCAGCAGGCGGCGCAGGCGCTGGTTGACGGCGGACAGGGCCGTGCGGTCGCCCGCGGCGACGGCACGGCGGCCGTCCGCGATCGCGGCGTCCGCCTGGGCACGGGAGGTCATCTCGTCGCGCAGTTCGACGAGGGAGTGGAAGACGAGGAAGTCCCACTGGTCGCTGCGGCGCAGGAGGTCCACCTGGAAGTCGCGCACCCGGTCGGCGAGCCGGCGCAGTCCGGCCGGGCTGCCGTCCTCCCCGGCGCTGGTCGCGCGGGTGCGGAGGTTCTCCAGTTCGCGGCGTTCGGCCGGCCCGCCGCCGGTCTGTTCGATGAGGTCCTCGCAGTTGTTGAGGAGGTCCCACAGCTCGTGCTGGAGGGCGGGGATGTCGATGGCCTCCTCGACGTCGTCGAGCTGGGCCTCCAGGTCGCGGATGCGCCGGTCGCTCGTACCGGCCGCCCCGGTGTCGACGGCCGCCGCGTCGACCTCCTTGCGCAGATGGGCGAAGGCCTTCTCGTCGGACAGGTCGTCGAGCCGGGACAGGGCCTGCTCGGAGTGCACGTCCTCGGCGCGTTCCCGCAGGGCGTGCGTGCGCTGCTCCAGGTCGTGCAGCCGGTCGACGAGTTCGTCGTGGGTGGGCGCCACCAGCTGGGAGCGGTCGATGGTCGCCTCGAACTGGGCGTCGGCGACGGGGATGTCGGCGGTGACGGTGACTTCCCGGTTCGAGGCGCTGATCTCGAAGGTCACCTCGACGGGCGTCTGCCCGGGCAGGTCGAAGCGGACGTCCCGGGGCCGGATCTCCAGCAGTCCGACACGGGTGTTGCGGTCGGCGCGCCGGCGTTCGCCCTCCAGCAGCGGGATGCGGATGACGGCGTCCGGCTGGGAGCGGCGCAGCGGGATGGAGGTCTCGAAGGTCTTCGTGATCGAGGTCGGCAGGGCGGTGCCCTTGCGCAGCATCGGTGCGAAGGAGCCGTCGGCCTTGCCGATGCCGAGCGTGCTGGTGAGCACGGCGTCGCCGGGCAGCACCTGGGCGTGGGTGATGGACAGGGTGTCGGGAGCGAGCCGTTGCCGGGTGCCGGTGCCGTCGGAGAGCTCCACGGTGAACCGGGACCGGGTGCCGGAGTCGATGGTCACCTCGGTGTAGAAGGCGCCGTCGGGGGTGAGGGTGGTCTGCGGTCCCCGGAAGGGCGGGTGGCCGTCGGGGTTGGTGAGGGTGACGGTGTACCGGGTCCAGTCGGGCACGGCGGTGCCGCCGCTGATCCGGCCGGAGACGGGGATGCCGGTGGTCTCCAACGACTGGGGCTCGTAGTGGAGTTCCACCGTGAACTCCCCCGGCGCCGCCGTGCGCGGCTTGCTCGGCATCCGCACGGTACGGGCGAAGACGGCGGCCCCGCGCGCCACCACGGTGGTCGGGTCCTGGGTGTGGTCGAGCTGGATGCCCAGGCCTTCCACGGGGTCGGCCAGCAGGTCGCGCAGCCCGGGGGCGAGGGTCGCCCCGCCGACGAGCAGCAGCCGGTCGATGTGGTCGGGCCGCAGGGAGCTCTCCGCGAGGGCGTCCCGGCAGAGCTTGATCGCGCGGGCGTAGAAGGGCTGGGCGAGGTCGTCGAGGGCGCCCCGGGTGAGGGTGTACTCGAAGGGGGCGGTGCCGCCCTCGCCGTCGGCGAGGTCGAGGACGATGTCGTAGGAGCCGCGCCGGGACAGCTCGATCTTGGCGTCCTCCGCGGCCAGTTTGAGCTTGGCGAAATTTGCCCGCCAGCGCGGGTTGCGCCGGGCGAAGTCCGGCAGCCCGAGGTCGCGCCGGACGGCGGGGACGAGCAGATCCTCCACGATGGCCCAGTCGATGAGTTTGCCGCCCAGCCGCGGGTCACCGGCGTGCTGGAGCAGTTGCAGTTCACCGTCGCGCTTGCTCATCACGGCCGCGTCGAAGGTGCCGCCGCCCAGGTCGAACACCATCCAGTGGGTGGACTCGGAGGCGTCCTGCACGCCGTACGCGATGGCCGCGGCGGTCGGTTCCTGGACCAGCGGGCAGTGCTCGCCCAGCCCGGCGAGGGCCGCGGCGGCGGACGTGGCGCTGTTCTGGTGCAGCGCGAAGGAGGCGGGCACGGTGATCACGGCCGCCTCCGGGGCACTGCCGGTGTCGTGCGCGGCGTCCTGGCGCAGGGACTTGAGGACTTCGGCGGAGAGCTGTTCGGGGGTGAGGGACAGCCCCGCGCGGCCGAACCGCCGGTGGTATCCGGCCACGCCCATCTCCAGCTTGAACTCGGCGTGGGCGTCGTCGGGCTGGGTGTCGGTGCGCTCGCGGGCGCGGCGGCCCACGTGGATCACGTCCGGCTTGGGCATCCACACGGCGGACGGGGTGCAGTCCCAGCCGTCGTTGTTCTTGATGACGCGTACGCCGTCGTCGTCCGCCACCGCGATGGCGCTGTTGGTGGTGCCGAGGTCGATGCCGAAGTCGATGGTCTCGCGCATTGCGGTCGTCTCCTTGGTCGTTCACATGCCGTGGGTGGGGCCGGGCGCGGGCCGGCCGACGACGACCTGCCCCATCTGGATCCGCTCGCCGCGGTAGTAGACGCTGGGCCGGAGGGTCTCCAGCACCACCTCGTGGGTCAGGCCGGGTTCGTCCTGGAAGGCGAGGACTTCGAGGGACTGGCCCGGGTCGAA from Streptomyces chartreusis NRRL 3882 harbors:
- a CDS encoding tetratricopeptide repeat protein, with the translated sequence MSLMSDRTGAEGDAPLDVVLLVSRARGLARAGELGGALRLLREAEATELGGHRDVLDLRARVHAQRGETAEAAECWRRVLARHPDDPAAGAGLARLGRRGPMAVLGRHRTRTALVAAACVITAVVAGTVTTLDGPHTARADTDRAAGGRQSPGTSATAGAGQEAPGSGTGQEKDAAAATRRAAALAEDLRAPGLRVTVHGDSVEVAFTQGLFSAGAQLTPAGARQLALLGERLGGRHPDVTVHGHAATVPGAPRSGGSVVALWRALVAARELSAASGEPLTAFTTDTADQRDAPYPDPARNRTVTLVISPE
- a CDS encoding Hsp70 family protein, whose amino-acid sequence is MRETIDFGIDLGTTNSAIAVADDDGVRVIKNNDGWDCTPSAVWMPKPDVIHVGRRARERTDTQPDDAHAEFKLEMGVAGYHRRFGRAGLSLTPEQLSAEVLKSLRQDAAHDTGSAPEAAVITVPASFALHQNSATSAAAALAGLGEHCPLVQEPTAAAIAYGVQDASESTHWMVFDLGGGTFDAAVMSKRDGELQLLQHAGDPRLGGKLIDWAIVEDLLVPAVRRDLGLPDFARRNPRWRANFAKLKLAAEDAKIELSRRGSYDIVLDLADGEGGTAPFEYTLTRGALDDLAQPFYARAIKLCRDALAESSLRPDHIDRLLLVGGATLAPGLRDLLADPVEGLGIQLDHTQDPTTVVARGAAVFARTVRMPSKPRTAAPGEFTVELHYEPQSLETTGIPVSGRISGGTAVPDWTRYTVTLTNPDGHPPFRGPQTTLTPDGAFYTEVTIDSGTRSRFTVELSDGTGTRQRLAPDTLSITHAQVLPGDAVLTSTLGIGKADGSFAPMLRKGTALPTSITKTFETSIPLRRSQPDAVIRIPLLEGERRRADRNTRVGLLEIRPRDVRFDLPGQTPVEVTFEISASNREVTVTADIPVADAQFEATIDRSQLVAPTHDELVDRLHDLEQRTHALRERAEDVHSEQALSRLDDLSDEKAFAHLRKEVDAAAVDTGAAGTSDRRIRDLEAQLDDVEEAIDIPALQHELWDLLNNCEDLIEQTGGGPAERRELENLRTRATSAGEDGSPAGLRRLADRVRDFQVDLLRRSDQWDFLVFHSLVELRDEMTSRAQADAAIADGRRAVAAGDRTALSAVNQRLRRLLPPGVSEERRIGGVQESR